One Setaria italica strain Yugu1 chromosome II, Setaria_italica_v2.0, whole genome shotgun sequence DNA segment encodes these proteins:
- the LOC101763316 gene encoding phosphatidylinositol/phosphatidylcholine transfer protein SFH11 isoform X1 gives MSFRSIEQLLRRNSKTKISRNIVDGVHDQKEEQCVQSLRELLLASNQLPEKFDDYYLLLRFLRMRGFNILKAKEMFLNMLKWREDCSVDAIANDFKFEEYDAVKRCYPHGFHGVDKFGRPLYIERIGLVDLSKLMQVTSIDRYVKYHISEQEKTMSLRYPSCSLAAKKHIASTTAILDVKGLGMNNFSKSAREMFVEIQKIDSNYYPETLNQLYIINAGTGFRALWKVLKAFMEARTLAKIQVLGTNYLNTLLEAVDPSNLPDFLGGTCTCPATGGCLLQDKGPWTDPQMVRASKAAFGKGQKSFNELTATIACESFTGCQEPSAKQVDSTSRRKRTLGMLLKDDQDGTDTSGNILQKQVGEQISVKIQELEDCAAQTKETLQTLICKQQELTSHIEQLRKILRDGR, from the exons ATGAGCTTCAGATCTATCGAACAGCTACTTAGGAGGAACAGCAAGACCAAAATTTCTCGCAATATTGTTGACGGTGTCCatgaccagaaagaagagcAGTGTGTGCAATCCTTAAGAGAGTTACTTCTTGCAAGCAACCAGCTCCCGGAGAAGTTTGATGACTACTACCTCCTTCTACG CTTTCTGAGAATGAGAGGCTTCAATATCTTAAAGGCAAAAGAAATGTTCTTAAATATGCTAAAATGGCGTGAAGATTGTTCTGTTGATGCCATTGCAAAT GATTTTAAATTTGAGGAGTATGATGCTGTGAAAAGATGCTATCCTCATGGATTTCATGGAGTTGATAAATTTGGCAGGCCTCTATATATCGAGCGGATTGGGTTGGTGGATCTCAGCAAGCTCATGCAAGTGACTAGTATTGATCGATATGTAAAATATCATATATCAGAACAAGAGAAAACTATGTCTTTGAGATATCCTTCTTGCTCACTTGCGGCTAAAAAGCACATAGCCTCTACAACAGCCATATTGGATGTGAAAGGATTG GGGATGAATAATTTTTCAAAATCTGCAAGAGAGATGTTTGTAGAGATCCAAAAGATTGATAGCAATTACTATCCAGAG ACATTAAATCAACTTTATATAATTAATGCTGGAACTGGATTTAGAGCACTGTGGAAAGTATTGAAAGCATTCATGGAAGCAAGAACTTTAGCAAAGATTCAG GTTCTGGGGACCAATTACCTTAACACATTATTAGAAGCTGTTGACCCAAG CAATTTACCAGACTTTTTAGGTGGAACATGCACTTGTCCTGCAACAGGAGGATGCTTGCTCCAAGATAAAGGACCCTGGACTGACCCACAAATGGTTCGTGCTTCTAAG gcAGCATTTGGTAAAGGTCAGAAGTCTTTCAATGAACTGACTGCTACAATTGCCTGTGAAAGCTTCACAGGTTGTCAG GAGCCTTCTGCGAAACAAGTAGATTCCACTTCTCGTAGGAAAAGAACTCTTGGCATGTTGTTAAAGGATGACCAG GATGGCACTGATACAAGCGGAAATATTCTACAGAAACAAGTCGGTGAACAGATCTCAGTGAAGATCCAAGAACTTGAAGACTGCGCTGCTCAGACTAAGGAG ACCCTGCAGACACTAATATGTAAGCAGCAAGAACTCACGAGCCACATCGAACAGCTGAGGAAAATCCTTCG GGATGGCAGATAA
- the LOC101763316 gene encoding phosphatidylinositol/phosphatidylcholine transfer protein SFH11 isoform X5, with protein sequence MSFRSIEQLLRRNSKTKISRNIVDGVHDQKEEQCVQSLRELLLASNQLPEKFDDYYLLLRFLRMRGFNILKAKEMFLNMLKWREDCSVDAIANDFKFEEYDAVKRCYPHGFHGVDKFGRPLYIERIGLVDLSKLMQVTSIDRYVKYHISEQEKTMSLRYPSCSLAAKKHIASTTAILDVKGLGMNNFSKSAREMFVEIQKIDSNYYPETLNQLYIINAGTGFRALWKVLKAFMEARTLAKIQVLGTNYLNTLLEAVDPSNLPDFLGGTCTCPATGGCLLQDKGPWTDPQMVRASKAAFGKGQKSFNELTATIACESFTGCQDGTDTSGNILQKQVGEQISVKIQELEDCAAQTKETLQTLICKQQELTSHIEQLRKILRDGR encoded by the exons ATGAGCTTCAGATCTATCGAACAGCTACTTAGGAGGAACAGCAAGACCAAAATTTCTCGCAATATTGTTGACGGTGTCCatgaccagaaagaagagcAGTGTGTGCAATCCTTAAGAGAGTTACTTCTTGCAAGCAACCAGCTCCCGGAGAAGTTTGATGACTACTACCTCCTTCTACG CTTTCTGAGAATGAGAGGCTTCAATATCTTAAAGGCAAAAGAAATGTTCTTAAATATGCTAAAATGGCGTGAAGATTGTTCTGTTGATGCCATTGCAAAT GATTTTAAATTTGAGGAGTATGATGCTGTGAAAAGATGCTATCCTCATGGATTTCATGGAGTTGATAAATTTGGCAGGCCTCTATATATCGAGCGGATTGGGTTGGTGGATCTCAGCAAGCTCATGCAAGTGACTAGTATTGATCGATATGTAAAATATCATATATCAGAACAAGAGAAAACTATGTCTTTGAGATATCCTTCTTGCTCACTTGCGGCTAAAAAGCACATAGCCTCTACAACAGCCATATTGGATGTGAAAGGATTG GGGATGAATAATTTTTCAAAATCTGCAAGAGAGATGTTTGTAGAGATCCAAAAGATTGATAGCAATTACTATCCAGAG ACATTAAATCAACTTTATATAATTAATGCTGGAACTGGATTTAGAGCACTGTGGAAAGTATTGAAAGCATTCATGGAAGCAAGAACTTTAGCAAAGATTCAG GTTCTGGGGACCAATTACCTTAACACATTATTAGAAGCTGTTGACCCAAG CAATTTACCAGACTTTTTAGGTGGAACATGCACTTGTCCTGCAACAGGAGGATGCTTGCTCCAAGATAAAGGACCCTGGACTGACCCACAAATGGTTCGTGCTTCTAAG gcAGCATTTGGTAAAGGTCAGAAGTCTTTCAATGAACTGACTGCTACAATTGCCTGTGAAAGCTTCACAGGTTGTCAG GATGGCACTGATACAAGCGGAAATATTCTACAGAAACAAGTCGGTGAACAGATCTCAGTGAAGATCCAAGAACTTGAAGACTGCGCTGCTCAGACTAAGGAG ACCCTGCAGACACTAATATGTAAGCAGCAAGAACTCACGAGCCACATCGAACAGCTGAGGAAAATCCTTCG GGATGGCAGATAA
- the LOC101763316 gene encoding phosphatidylinositol/phosphatidylcholine transfer protein SFH11 isoform X3, with product MSFRSIEQLLRRNSKTKISRNIVDGVHDQKEEQCVQSLRELLLASNQLPEKFDDYYLLLRFLRMRGFNILKAKEMFLNMLKWREDCSVDAIANDFKFEEYDAVKRCYPHGFHGVDKFGRPLYIERIGLVDLSKLMQVTSIDRYVKYHISEQEKTMSLRYPSCSLAAKKHIASTTAILDVKGLGMNNFSKSAREMFVEIQKIDSNYYPETLNQLYIINAGTGFRALWKVLKAFMEARTLAKIQVLGTNYLNTLLEAVDPSNLPDFLGGTCTCPATGGCLLQDKGPWTDPQMVRASKAAFGKGQKSFNELTATIACESFTGCQEPSAKQVDSTSRRKRTLGMLLKDDQKQVGEQISVKIQELEDCAAQTKETLQTLICKQQELTSHIEQLRKILRDGR from the exons ATGAGCTTCAGATCTATCGAACAGCTACTTAGGAGGAACAGCAAGACCAAAATTTCTCGCAATATTGTTGACGGTGTCCatgaccagaaagaagagcAGTGTGTGCAATCCTTAAGAGAGTTACTTCTTGCAAGCAACCAGCTCCCGGAGAAGTTTGATGACTACTACCTCCTTCTACG CTTTCTGAGAATGAGAGGCTTCAATATCTTAAAGGCAAAAGAAATGTTCTTAAATATGCTAAAATGGCGTGAAGATTGTTCTGTTGATGCCATTGCAAAT GATTTTAAATTTGAGGAGTATGATGCTGTGAAAAGATGCTATCCTCATGGATTTCATGGAGTTGATAAATTTGGCAGGCCTCTATATATCGAGCGGATTGGGTTGGTGGATCTCAGCAAGCTCATGCAAGTGACTAGTATTGATCGATATGTAAAATATCATATATCAGAACAAGAGAAAACTATGTCTTTGAGATATCCTTCTTGCTCACTTGCGGCTAAAAAGCACATAGCCTCTACAACAGCCATATTGGATGTGAAAGGATTG GGGATGAATAATTTTTCAAAATCTGCAAGAGAGATGTTTGTAGAGATCCAAAAGATTGATAGCAATTACTATCCAGAG ACATTAAATCAACTTTATATAATTAATGCTGGAACTGGATTTAGAGCACTGTGGAAAGTATTGAAAGCATTCATGGAAGCAAGAACTTTAGCAAAGATTCAG GTTCTGGGGACCAATTACCTTAACACATTATTAGAAGCTGTTGACCCAAG CAATTTACCAGACTTTTTAGGTGGAACATGCACTTGTCCTGCAACAGGAGGATGCTTGCTCCAAGATAAAGGACCCTGGACTGACCCACAAATGGTTCGTGCTTCTAAG gcAGCATTTGGTAAAGGTCAGAAGTCTTTCAATGAACTGACTGCTACAATTGCCTGTGAAAGCTTCACAGGTTGTCAG GAGCCTTCTGCGAAACAAGTAGATTCCACTTCTCGTAGGAAAAGAACTCTTGGCATGTTGTTAAAGGATGACCAG AAACAAGTCGGTGAACAGATCTCAGTGAAGATCCAAGAACTTGAAGACTGCGCTGCTCAGACTAAGGAG ACCCTGCAGACACTAATATGTAAGCAGCAAGAACTCACGAGCCACATCGAACAGCTGAGGAAAATCCTTCG GGATGGCAGATAA
- the LOC101763316 gene encoding phosphatidylinositol/phosphatidylcholine transfer protein SFH11 isoform X7: protein MSFRSIEQLLRRNSKTKISRNIVDGVHDQKEEQCVQSLRELLLASNQLPEKFDDYYLLLRFLRMRGFNILKAKEMFLNMLKWREDCSVDAIANDFKFEEYDAVKRCYPHGFHGVDKFGRPLYIERIGLVDLSKLMQVTSIDRYVKYHISEQEKTMSLRYPSCSLAAKKHIASTTAILDVKGLGMNNFSKSAREMFVEIQKIDSNYYPETLNQLYIINAGTGFRALWKVLKAFMEARTLAKIQVLGTNYLNTLLEAVDPSNLPDFLGGTCTCPATGGCLLQDKGPWTDPQMVRASKAAFGKGQKSFNELTATIACESFTGCQKQVGEQISVKIQELEDCAAQTKETLQTLICKQQELTSHIEQLRKILRDGR, encoded by the exons ATGAGCTTCAGATCTATCGAACAGCTACTTAGGAGGAACAGCAAGACCAAAATTTCTCGCAATATTGTTGACGGTGTCCatgaccagaaagaagagcAGTGTGTGCAATCCTTAAGAGAGTTACTTCTTGCAAGCAACCAGCTCCCGGAGAAGTTTGATGACTACTACCTCCTTCTACG CTTTCTGAGAATGAGAGGCTTCAATATCTTAAAGGCAAAAGAAATGTTCTTAAATATGCTAAAATGGCGTGAAGATTGTTCTGTTGATGCCATTGCAAAT GATTTTAAATTTGAGGAGTATGATGCTGTGAAAAGATGCTATCCTCATGGATTTCATGGAGTTGATAAATTTGGCAGGCCTCTATATATCGAGCGGATTGGGTTGGTGGATCTCAGCAAGCTCATGCAAGTGACTAGTATTGATCGATATGTAAAATATCATATATCAGAACAAGAGAAAACTATGTCTTTGAGATATCCTTCTTGCTCACTTGCGGCTAAAAAGCACATAGCCTCTACAACAGCCATATTGGATGTGAAAGGATTG GGGATGAATAATTTTTCAAAATCTGCAAGAGAGATGTTTGTAGAGATCCAAAAGATTGATAGCAATTACTATCCAGAG ACATTAAATCAACTTTATATAATTAATGCTGGAACTGGATTTAGAGCACTGTGGAAAGTATTGAAAGCATTCATGGAAGCAAGAACTTTAGCAAAGATTCAG GTTCTGGGGACCAATTACCTTAACACATTATTAGAAGCTGTTGACCCAAG CAATTTACCAGACTTTTTAGGTGGAACATGCACTTGTCCTGCAACAGGAGGATGCTTGCTCCAAGATAAAGGACCCTGGACTGACCCACAAATGGTTCGTGCTTCTAAG gcAGCATTTGGTAAAGGTCAGAAGTCTTTCAATGAACTGACTGCTACAATTGCCTGTGAAAGCTTCACAGGTTGTCAG AAACAAGTCGGTGAACAGATCTCAGTGAAGATCCAAGAACTTGAAGACTGCGCTGCTCAGACTAAGGAG ACCCTGCAGACACTAATATGTAAGCAGCAAGAACTCACGAGCCACATCGAACAGCTGAGGAAAATCCTTCG GGATGGCAGATAA
- the LOC101763316 gene encoding phosphatidylinositol/phosphatidylcholine transfer protein SFH11 isoform X2: MSFRSIEQLLRRNSKTKISRNIVDGVHDQKEEQCVQSLRELLLASNQLPEKFDDYYLLLRFLRMRGFNILKAKEMFLNMLKWREDCSVDAIANDFKFEEYDAVKRCYPHGFHGVDKFGRPLYIERIGLVDLSKLMQVTSIDRYVKYHISEQEKTMSLRYPSCSLAAKKHIASTTAILDVKGLGMNNFSKSAREMFVEIQKIDSNYYPETLNQLYIINAGTGFRALWKVLKAFMEARTLAKIQVLGTNYLNTLLEAVDPSNLPDFLGGTCTCPATGGCLLQDKGPWTDPQMVRASKAAFGKGQKSFNELTATIACESFTGCQEPSAKQVDSTSRRKRTLGMLLKDDQDGTDTSGNILQKQVGEQISVKIQELEDCAAQTKETLICKQQELTSHIEQLRKILRDGR; encoded by the exons ATGAGCTTCAGATCTATCGAACAGCTACTTAGGAGGAACAGCAAGACCAAAATTTCTCGCAATATTGTTGACGGTGTCCatgaccagaaagaagagcAGTGTGTGCAATCCTTAAGAGAGTTACTTCTTGCAAGCAACCAGCTCCCGGAGAAGTTTGATGACTACTACCTCCTTCTACG CTTTCTGAGAATGAGAGGCTTCAATATCTTAAAGGCAAAAGAAATGTTCTTAAATATGCTAAAATGGCGTGAAGATTGTTCTGTTGATGCCATTGCAAAT GATTTTAAATTTGAGGAGTATGATGCTGTGAAAAGATGCTATCCTCATGGATTTCATGGAGTTGATAAATTTGGCAGGCCTCTATATATCGAGCGGATTGGGTTGGTGGATCTCAGCAAGCTCATGCAAGTGACTAGTATTGATCGATATGTAAAATATCATATATCAGAACAAGAGAAAACTATGTCTTTGAGATATCCTTCTTGCTCACTTGCGGCTAAAAAGCACATAGCCTCTACAACAGCCATATTGGATGTGAAAGGATTG GGGATGAATAATTTTTCAAAATCTGCAAGAGAGATGTTTGTAGAGATCCAAAAGATTGATAGCAATTACTATCCAGAG ACATTAAATCAACTTTATATAATTAATGCTGGAACTGGATTTAGAGCACTGTGGAAAGTATTGAAAGCATTCATGGAAGCAAGAACTTTAGCAAAGATTCAG GTTCTGGGGACCAATTACCTTAACACATTATTAGAAGCTGTTGACCCAAG CAATTTACCAGACTTTTTAGGTGGAACATGCACTTGTCCTGCAACAGGAGGATGCTTGCTCCAAGATAAAGGACCCTGGACTGACCCACAAATGGTTCGTGCTTCTAAG gcAGCATTTGGTAAAGGTCAGAAGTCTTTCAATGAACTGACTGCTACAATTGCCTGTGAAAGCTTCACAGGTTGTCAG GAGCCTTCTGCGAAACAAGTAGATTCCACTTCTCGTAGGAAAAGAACTCTTGGCATGTTGTTAAAGGATGACCAG GATGGCACTGATACAAGCGGAAATATTCTACAGAAACAAGTCGGTGAACAGATCTCAGTGAAGATCCAAGAACTTGAAGACTGCGCTGCTCAGACTAAGGAG ACACTAATATGTAAGCAGCAAGAACTCACGAGCCACATCGAACAGCTGAGGAAAATCCTTCG GGATGGCAGATAA
- the LOC101763316 gene encoding phosphatidylinositol/phosphatidylcholine transfer protein SFH11 isoform X4 — MSFRSIEQLLRRNSKTKISRNIVDGVHDQKEEQCVQSLRELLLASNQLPEKFDDYYLLLRFLRMRGFNILKAKEMFLNMLKWREDCSVDAIANDFKFEEYDAVKRCYPHGFHGVDKFGRPLYIERIGLVDLSKLMQVTSIDRYVKYHISEQEKTMSLRYPSCSLAAKKHIASTTAILDVKGLGMNNFSKSAREMFVEIQKIDSNYYPETLNQLYIINAGTGFRALWKVLKAFMEARTLAKIQVLGTNYLNTLLEAVDPSNLPDFLGGTCTCPATGGCLLQDKGPWTDPQMVRASKAAFGKGQKSFNELTATIACESFTGCQEPSAKQVDSTSRRKRTLGMLLKDDQKQVGEQISVKIQELEDCAAQTKETLICKQQELTSHIEQLRKILRDGR; from the exons ATGAGCTTCAGATCTATCGAACAGCTACTTAGGAGGAACAGCAAGACCAAAATTTCTCGCAATATTGTTGACGGTGTCCatgaccagaaagaagagcAGTGTGTGCAATCCTTAAGAGAGTTACTTCTTGCAAGCAACCAGCTCCCGGAGAAGTTTGATGACTACTACCTCCTTCTACG CTTTCTGAGAATGAGAGGCTTCAATATCTTAAAGGCAAAAGAAATGTTCTTAAATATGCTAAAATGGCGTGAAGATTGTTCTGTTGATGCCATTGCAAAT GATTTTAAATTTGAGGAGTATGATGCTGTGAAAAGATGCTATCCTCATGGATTTCATGGAGTTGATAAATTTGGCAGGCCTCTATATATCGAGCGGATTGGGTTGGTGGATCTCAGCAAGCTCATGCAAGTGACTAGTATTGATCGATATGTAAAATATCATATATCAGAACAAGAGAAAACTATGTCTTTGAGATATCCTTCTTGCTCACTTGCGGCTAAAAAGCACATAGCCTCTACAACAGCCATATTGGATGTGAAAGGATTG GGGATGAATAATTTTTCAAAATCTGCAAGAGAGATGTTTGTAGAGATCCAAAAGATTGATAGCAATTACTATCCAGAG ACATTAAATCAACTTTATATAATTAATGCTGGAACTGGATTTAGAGCACTGTGGAAAGTATTGAAAGCATTCATGGAAGCAAGAACTTTAGCAAAGATTCAG GTTCTGGGGACCAATTACCTTAACACATTATTAGAAGCTGTTGACCCAAG CAATTTACCAGACTTTTTAGGTGGAACATGCACTTGTCCTGCAACAGGAGGATGCTTGCTCCAAGATAAAGGACCCTGGACTGACCCACAAATGGTTCGTGCTTCTAAG gcAGCATTTGGTAAAGGTCAGAAGTCTTTCAATGAACTGACTGCTACAATTGCCTGTGAAAGCTTCACAGGTTGTCAG GAGCCTTCTGCGAAACAAGTAGATTCCACTTCTCGTAGGAAAAGAACTCTTGGCATGTTGTTAAAGGATGACCAG AAACAAGTCGGTGAACAGATCTCAGTGAAGATCCAAGAACTTGAAGACTGCGCTGCTCAGACTAAGGAG ACACTAATATGTAAGCAGCAAGAACTCACGAGCCACATCGAACAGCTGAGGAAAATCCTTCG GGATGGCAGATAA
- the LOC101763316 gene encoding phosphatidylinositol/phosphatidylcholine transfer protein SFH11 isoform X6: MSFRSIEQLLRRNSKTKISRNIVDGVHDQKEEQCVQSLRELLLASNQLPEKFDDYYLLLRFLRMRGFNILKAKEMFLNMLKWREDCSVDAIANDFKFEEYDAVKRCYPHGFHGVDKFGRPLYIERIGLVDLSKLMQVTSIDRYVKYHISEQEKTMSLRYPSCSLAAKKHIASTTAILDVKGLGMNNFSKSAREMFVEIQKIDSNYYPETLNQLYIINAGTGFRALWKVLKAFMEARTLAKIQVLGTNYLNTLLEAVDPSNLPDFLGGTCTCPATGGCLLQDKGPWTDPQMVRASKAAFGKGQKSFNELTATIACESFTGCQDGTDTSGNILQKQVGEQISVKIQELEDCAAQTKETLICKQQELTSHIEQLRKILRDGR, from the exons ATGAGCTTCAGATCTATCGAACAGCTACTTAGGAGGAACAGCAAGACCAAAATTTCTCGCAATATTGTTGACGGTGTCCatgaccagaaagaagagcAGTGTGTGCAATCCTTAAGAGAGTTACTTCTTGCAAGCAACCAGCTCCCGGAGAAGTTTGATGACTACTACCTCCTTCTACG CTTTCTGAGAATGAGAGGCTTCAATATCTTAAAGGCAAAAGAAATGTTCTTAAATATGCTAAAATGGCGTGAAGATTGTTCTGTTGATGCCATTGCAAAT GATTTTAAATTTGAGGAGTATGATGCTGTGAAAAGATGCTATCCTCATGGATTTCATGGAGTTGATAAATTTGGCAGGCCTCTATATATCGAGCGGATTGGGTTGGTGGATCTCAGCAAGCTCATGCAAGTGACTAGTATTGATCGATATGTAAAATATCATATATCAGAACAAGAGAAAACTATGTCTTTGAGATATCCTTCTTGCTCACTTGCGGCTAAAAAGCACATAGCCTCTACAACAGCCATATTGGATGTGAAAGGATTG GGGATGAATAATTTTTCAAAATCTGCAAGAGAGATGTTTGTAGAGATCCAAAAGATTGATAGCAATTACTATCCAGAG ACATTAAATCAACTTTATATAATTAATGCTGGAACTGGATTTAGAGCACTGTGGAAAGTATTGAAAGCATTCATGGAAGCAAGAACTTTAGCAAAGATTCAG GTTCTGGGGACCAATTACCTTAACACATTATTAGAAGCTGTTGACCCAAG CAATTTACCAGACTTTTTAGGTGGAACATGCACTTGTCCTGCAACAGGAGGATGCTTGCTCCAAGATAAAGGACCCTGGACTGACCCACAAATGGTTCGTGCTTCTAAG gcAGCATTTGGTAAAGGTCAGAAGTCTTTCAATGAACTGACTGCTACAATTGCCTGTGAAAGCTTCACAGGTTGTCAG GATGGCACTGATACAAGCGGAAATATTCTACAGAAACAAGTCGGTGAACAGATCTCAGTGAAGATCCAAGAACTTGAAGACTGCGCTGCTCAGACTAAGGAG ACACTAATATGTAAGCAGCAAGAACTCACGAGCCACATCGAACAGCTGAGGAAAATCCTTCG GGATGGCAGATAA